The nucleotide window ATGACAAATCATGGAGACAATAGAAAAAGTAAGTAAGGCCGAACAGAAAGTAGCTATTGAATCCTACGATGCTTTAGCCGCTGTTATCGAACAATTAAAATCAAGCACCCCCGAAATAGAAATAGAAGAAACAGGCGAGAAAATTAAGATTCCTCTTAAAGCCCTGAAGTTTTTAGGACAAATGCTGAAAGCAATGAGTACAGGAAAAATGATTTCCCTCGTGCCTGTCGCTACTGAAGTAACTACACAACGGGCGGCAGAACTGTTAGGATGTTCCCGGCCACATATCGTTAAGCTTTTAGAAAAAGGAGATCTAGATTTTACTAAGGTTGGGAAGCATCGGCGCATTAAATTTGAAGATGTTGTTCAGTATAAACAGAAAATGAAAGAAGAGCAAAAGAAACACATTACAGACATCATGAGCTTTGACGAAGAAAGCGGTTTGTATGATTCATAGCGTACGATTTATAGCAGTACTTGATACCAATGTAATTTATCCTGTTGAGATAAGAGACCTGCTATTTTGGTTTGCACACTATGATCTCTATACTCCTAAATGGAGTACCCATGTATTTGATGAGTGGAAAGAAGTGATGATACGTAAAGGCGTTAGCCTGGAAGAAACAGAGCGACGCGTATCCAGGGCTAACCTAGCTTTTCCGGATGCGCTGGTAACTAAATATAACGGTTTGATACAAGGCCTTAAATTACCCGATCCCAAAGACTGTCATGTTTTGGCCGCTGCAATAAAATGCAATGCCAATGTGATAGTAACCAATAATCTCAAAGATTTCCCGGTTGGATACCTGGCATCATTTGGTGTTGATGTAAAATCGGCCGATGACTTTCTTACCGATATTATAGATTTAAACCAGGCGCTGGCTATTGAGGCTTTCAGAGAATTGGTTTTAAACAGGAAAAACCCAGACCTGGATGAATACGAAGTATTAGACCGACTTAGAAAAGCGGGTTTAATTGATACGGCCAATTATATACATGCACTCATATAATGGTCGCCTTTTTCATAGCAATAAGAATATAAATAATGTAATAGTAATGCCTGACGAAACACCGCTCACAACCAATTGCTCAATGAAAAGCTAAGGAAGAAAATATGAACTTTCAGCTCAACCATAACTTAGGTAACTGGCTGGCTGGCTTGAACGGCAAAACCGTGAGCAATATATACCAGGTAAATTATAACGAAAACCGGAAAGAAGACCATTGTTTACCCTGGCTTTGCATGATCACTTTTACCGACCATGACCAATTTTTACAGATTGAAGGAGACTTTGATGGGGACCATATTAAAATAGACCTGTTTGAAATGGGCGTATTAGAAAACAGGCTGCGTGAATATAACCTGACAAATGTTTAATAGCGCATTGAAATTTTAATGCAACAGTTGATAGGGAGAGAATAGTTTCGCATATTTTTGAATTAACCGTGTACAAATAAACCATAATGCAAACAGACTTTTACGGAACGGCAGCCGACAAAAAACTAATACTTGACTTTATATTTGATGAAACAAATTACCAGGTTTTTGATCATTATTCTGAACCAGGACAAGAGCTGAAACAGTATTTTTCAACTAATGAAATTATCGAAAAATTTGATTTGGAAAATGGAAGACAGTACGCCGTTTGCCTTAGCTTATGGAATTCATTAGACGGGTCAAAGAATATCATTAGAAAAGTCGACCTAAATCCCGAAAAATGTGAGGGACAAACTTTTAGGTTTTCCAGCAATGGTTGGGGAGTACAACAGCTGTACTTTGGTGGAATACAAAACGGATATCTTAACCAGTCAACATTTACGGGGTTTAACGAAAAGGGGGCATTGGCTAAAGATTTGTTTAATCCTGAAATTGAAAGAGAGGCTCATAAATTAGACTGGACACTCATCCGTTTCGATCAAAGAAAACTCAAAAGCTTTATTGACAAAGAAATTGCAACGACCAATAAAATTCGAAGAGGCATAATACTGATGAATGCAAACCAGGAAATTGAAAATGGAAAATTAAAAATTAGGTAGTCAAGTAACCAGCTACAACTAAGTATTAAATGCCCCAAAGATTGCTATAACCTGCAACTGGAAATACCAAAAATGGTGAAAGTAGTATAATAAGAAACTGTTCTTTTTTACAACCAGACTTACAGTTGGACTGTGAGGGATAGAAAGCCTTATGCTGCCGGCGACCCGTCGAGCCTTCTCAAAATCAGCTCCCGCAACCGTGCTTCATTTTCATCGCCCCAGGTTCCCAGCATGGCAATTACAGGAACCAGTGTTTTACCAAACTCCGTTAAACTGTATTCTACTTTTGGCGGTACTACGGCGTAAATTTTCTTCTGAATCAATTCATGATCTTCCAGTTCCTTCAGCTGCATATTGAGCACACGCCGGGTGGCATCAGGAATTTTTCGCTGCAGCTCACTCGGGCGTTGATGTCCCTGGTGGATAAACCACAGCAAACGGATCTTCCATTTACCATACAGCACTTCACCTATTAAATCCAAACCGCAATTCAGGTTCGGTAAGATCTTTCTTTCATACATACAACAAATGTAAACCTATGTTCCAAATGGCGCAATAGAGGATAAATTTATCCCTATGTGAATCGTATTTCCGTACTTGTAAGAACTAGGCATAAGTCTCATTTTTGCCCTAAATACATAAACAATGACACAGGATTTTAATTTCAACAATGAGCTTTCCGGCAAAATAGCTTTAGTAACAGGCGGAACCAAAGGCGCGGGGAAAGCCATAGCAGAACGGCTGCTGCAAGCCGGAGCCAAGGTGATCATCACTGCCAGAAATGCACCGGAACAGGAAAACAGCAACATGCACTTTATAGCCGCCGATTTAAGTAAAGCAGAGGGAAGCGCCAAGGTAGTTAGCGAAGTGCTGTCCACTTACGGCAGGCTCGACATTCTTGTTAACAACCTTGGTGGATCATCAACCCCTGCGGGTGGCTTTGCCGCGCTGTCGGACGAAGATTGGGAAAACACCCTGCAGGCTAATTTGCTCGCGCCGGTTCGGCTGGACAGGGGCTTTCTGCCGCAAATGATCGCGCGTAAAGCCGGTGTTATCATTCACATCGCTTCCATCCAGGGCATATTGCCGTTGTATGATTCCACGTTACCTTATGCCGCATCCAAAGCCGCATTAATTAATTACAGTAAAAGTTTATCCAACGAAGTAACGCCCAAAGGTGTTCGTGTGCTTACGGTTTCACCGGGGTGGATTAATACGACAGCATCGAAAGCCTGGCTGGGCGAGATTGCCAGAAATGCCAACAGCACGGTAGCAGAAGCGCAACAAAGTGTTATGAATGCTTTGGGCGGCATACCCTTTGGCAGACCAGCCGAGCCAGGGGAAGTAGCAGAGTTGGTTGGCTTTTTGGTATCGTCAAGAGCGCAATATTTAACAGGGACCAATTTTGTAATCGACGGTGGCACGGTGCCCACTATTTAATAAACCTTAAAATTTGAAATCATGAATTTACCAAACCCAATAGCCCGGTTAGTAGCCACACAAAACAGCTTCG belongs to Niabella yanshanensis and includes:
- a CDS encoding PIN domain-containing protein yields the protein MIHSVRFIAVLDTNVIYPVEIRDLLFWFAHYDLYTPKWSTHVFDEWKEVMIRKGVSLEETERRVSRANLAFPDALVTKYNGLIQGLKLPDPKDCHVLAAAIKCNANVIVTNNLKDFPVGYLASFGVDVKSADDFLTDIIDLNQALAIEAFRELVLNRKNPDLDEYEVLDRLRKAGLIDTANYIHALI
- a CDS encoding SDR family oxidoreductase, whose product is MTQDFNFNNELSGKIALVTGGTKGAGKAIAERLLQAGAKVIITARNAPEQENSNMHFIAADLSKAEGSAKVVSEVLSTYGRLDILVNNLGGSSTPAGGFAALSDEDWENTLQANLLAPVRLDRGFLPQMIARKAGVIIHIASIQGILPLYDSTLPYAASKAALINYSKSLSNEVTPKGVRVLTVSPGWINTTASKAWLGEIARNANSTVAEAQQSVMNALGGIPFGRPAEPGEVAELVGFLVSSRAQYLTGTNFVIDGGTVPTI
- a CDS encoding helix-turn-helix domain-containing protein, coding for METIEKVSKAEQKVAIESYDALAAVIEQLKSSTPEIEIEETGEKIKIPLKALKFLGQMLKAMSTGKMISLVPVATEVTTQRAAELLGCSRPHIVKLLEKGDLDFTKVGKHRRIKFEDVVQYKQKMKEEQKKHITDIMSFDEESGLYDS
- a CDS encoding winged helix-turn-helix transcriptional regulator, translating into MYERKILPNLNCGLDLIGEVLYGKWKIRLLWFIHQGHQRPSELQRKIPDATRRVLNMQLKELEDHELIQKKIYAVVPPKVEYSLTEFGKTLVPVIAMLGTWGDENEARLRELILRRLDGSPAA